Proteins from one Prosthecomicrobium sp. N25 genomic window:
- the sctV gene encoding type III secretion system export apparatus subunit SctV, which yields MTRFLQALSSRNDLFLAVLLVCIVFMMILPLPTALIDTLIGVNLALSAILLMAAMYLTDVVQLSSFPSILLLTTLFRLALAISTTRLILIQADAGHIVETFGQFVIGGNLVVGLVVFLILTIVNFMVITKGSERVAEVSARFSLDSMPGKQMSIDSDMRAGMIELDEAKRRRSKLEKESQLYGAMDGAMKFVKGDAIAGLIIIAVNLIGGITIGTLQRGMSVGEALERYALLTIGDGLVQQIPALFISITAGFIVTRVSSEENKDLGSDIAAQLVNEPKALLITSAILAIFAVVPGFPAIVFVCLSAACAGGGLLILKRRKTLRSESRSKEMPALAPALSPKGAVPSFPASRDDAEDLEPVEAVTFALTVPLIVDIASSVRNSIRPDKLDREVARVRRALYFDLGVPFPGVHLRLNDNLREGEYRILVNEIPVASGLYRPGYFIVRETEANLKMFDIPFERGNDFLPNTPSYWVAMKHHGLVEKAGIQIMTLSNMLTFHLAHVLKSHASEFVGIQETMYLMNQMQKNFGDLVKEVTRTLPVITINDVLQRLVGEEISIRDMRTVLEALVEWGQREKDPIVLAEHVRGALSRYITHKFSGGQNVIPAYLIAKEIEDAVRGAVRQTSGASYLALAPDVHRQLIASMRNVIGSVNNRTLPPVILAPMDIRRFLRKIVERDFPDLAVLSYQELAPNANVQPLERIKLVSQIASG from the coding sequence ATGACGCGCTTTCTGCAGGCCCTGTCCAGCCGGAACGATCTCTTCCTGGCTGTTCTGCTCGTCTGTATCGTGTTCATGATGATCCTGCCGCTTCCGACGGCACTCATCGACACTCTGATCGGCGTCAACCTCGCGCTGTCCGCCATTCTTCTGATGGCCGCCATGTACCTGACGGACGTGGTCCAACTGTCGTCGTTCCCCTCGATCTTGCTTCTCACGACCCTGTTTCGACTTGCCTTGGCGATTTCGACGACGCGCCTGATCCTGATCCAGGCGGATGCGGGCCACATCGTCGAGACCTTCGGCCAATTCGTGATCGGCGGCAACCTCGTGGTCGGCCTCGTGGTCTTCCTGATTTTGACCATCGTCAACTTCATGGTCATCACCAAGGGCTCCGAGCGCGTCGCCGAGGTGTCGGCCCGCTTCTCGCTGGATTCGATGCCCGGCAAGCAGATGTCCATCGATTCCGACATGCGCGCCGGCATGATCGAGCTCGACGAGGCCAAGCGCCGGCGCTCCAAGCTGGAGAAGGAGAGCCAGCTTTACGGCGCCATGGACGGCGCCATGAAGTTCGTGAAGGGCGACGCCATCGCGGGCCTCATCATCATCGCCGTGAACCTGATCGGCGGCATCACCATCGGCACCCTCCAGCGCGGCATGAGCGTCGGCGAGGCGCTCGAACGCTACGCGCTGCTCACCATCGGCGACGGCCTCGTCCAGCAGATCCCCGCGCTCTTCATCTCCATCACGGCCGGCTTCATCGTCACCCGCGTCTCCTCGGAGGAGAACAAGGACCTCGGCTCCGACATCGCCGCCCAGCTCGTCAACGAGCCGAAGGCGCTGCTGATCACCTCCGCCATCCTGGCCATCTTCGCGGTGGTGCCGGGCTTCCCGGCGATCGTCTTCGTCTGCCTGTCGGCGGCCTGCGCCGGGGGCGGCCTCCTGATCCTGAAGCGCCGCAAGACCCTGCGCTCGGAGAGCCGGTCGAAGGAGATGCCGGCGCTCGCCCCGGCCCTGTCCCCCAAGGGCGCGGTCCCGTCCTTCCCCGCCTCCCGCGACGACGCCGAGGACCTTGAGCCCGTGGAGGCCGTCACCTTCGCGCTGACGGTCCCGCTCATCGTCGACATCGCCTCGAGCGTCCGCAACTCGATCCGCCCCGACAAGCTGGACCGCGAGGTCGCCCGCGTCCGCCGCGCCCTCTACTTCGACCTCGGCGTCCCCTTCCCGGGTGTCCACCTGCGCCTCAACGACAACCTGCGCGAAGGGGAATACCGCATCCTCGTCAACGAGATCCCGGTCGCCTCGGGGCTCTACCGGCCGGGGTACTTCATCGTCCGGGAGACCGAGGCGAACCTGAAGATGTTCGACATCCCCTTCGAGCGCGGCAACGACTTCCTGCCCAACACGCCGAGCTACTGGGTCGCCATGAAGCACCACGGCCTCGTCGAGAAGGCCGGCATCCAGATCATGACCCTCTCCAACATGCTGACCTTCCACCTGGCCCACGTGCTGAAGAGCCACGCCAGCGAATTCGTCGGCATCCAGGAGACCATGTATCTGATGAACCAGATGCAGAAGAACTTCGGCGACCTCGTCAAGGAGGTCACCAGGACCCTGCCGGTGATCACCATCAACGACGTCCTGCAGCGCCTCGTCGGCGAGGAGATCTCGATCCGCGACATGCGGACCGTCCTGGAGGCCCTGGTCGAGTGGGGCCAGCGCGAGAAGGACCCGATCGTCCTCGCCGAGCACGTGCGCGGCGCGCTCAGCCGCTACATCACCCACAAGTTCTCCGGCGGGCAGAACGTGATCCCCGCCTATCTGATCGCCAAGGAGATCGAGGACGCCGTGCGGGGTGCCGTGCGCCAGACGAGCGGCGCCTCCTACCTGGCCCTCGCCCCCGACGTGCACCGCCAGCTGATCGCCTCCATGCGCAACGTCATCGGCTCGGTGAACAACCGGACGCTGCCCCCTGTGATCCTCGCCCCGATGGACATCCGGCGCTTCCTGCGCAAGATCGTCGAGCGGGATTTCCCCGACCTGGCCGTGCTGTCCTACCAGGAGCTCGCCCCCAACGCGAACGTCCAGCCGCTCGAGCGCATCAAGCTCGTCAGCCAGATCGCGTCCGGCTGA
- a CDS encoding MotA/TolQ/ExbB proton channel family protein produces MSVDGARVAIYTGGLMAALALHVLVHAEARGAPALVAAGIVLAALAPGLVGAGGRLAALRRPAAAAAAVLVLLVPLGLAAPEAGLAATIASRPLLTELPAVFFAARLVACEDERRFDAFWRKPTAAVPPASLPSTLAAILTGAFLTLVFYKLAADLKGAGPDPATRFAIAAALGETAVHHAIVFLFFVILAHAFEMHRLARADARALGRLARLIDLDPHGFAADPARAAASLAGEAPGRVPGLVLASLDQAGRPQDRGGLLSALAYEGFRRAGDRFVRTLVPLLPLLGFVGTVVGIATAMADLPRGLGAGTERGFDIGQSLAGLAIKFETTLLGLVASLVAMLVLGALERGEAELAARTERLVDAGLAAAGPEPAR; encoded by the coding sequence ATGTCAGTCGACGGGGCGCGCGTGGCGATCTACACCGGCGGCCTCATGGCCGCGCTCGCCCTGCATGTCCTCGTCCACGCGGAAGCGCGCGGGGCCCCGGCGCTCGTCGCGGCCGGCATCGTCCTGGCCGCCCTCGCCCCCGGCCTCGTCGGGGCCGGCGGTCGCCTCGCCGCGCTGCGCCGCCCGGCCGCCGCGGCCGCCGCGGTCCTCGTGCTCCTGGTCCCGCTCGGTCTCGCGGCCCCCGAGGCCGGCCTGGCGGCCACGATCGCCTCTCGCCCCCTGCTCACCGAGCTCCCGGCCGTCTTCTTCGCCGCCCGCCTCGTCGCCTGCGAGGACGAACGGCGCTTCGACGCCTTCTGGCGGAAGCCGACGGCCGCCGTGCCGCCCGCGAGCCTGCCGTCCACTCTCGCCGCGATCCTGACCGGCGCCTTCCTGACGCTCGTCTTCTACAAGCTCGCCGCCGACCTCAAGGGAGCGGGCCCGGATCCGGCGACCCGGTTCGCCATCGCGGCGGCACTCGGCGAGACCGCCGTCCACCACGCGATCGTCTTCCTGTTCTTCGTCATCCTCGCCCACGCCTTCGAGATGCACCGCCTCGCCCGCGCCGACGCGCGCGCACTTGGCCGGCTGGCACGGCTCATCGACCTCGATCCGCACGGCTTCGCGGCCGACCCGGCCCGCGCCGCCGCGAGCCTCGCCGGGGAGGCACCGGGCCGGGTGCCGGGCCTCGTGCTGGCGTCCCTCGACCAGGCCGGCCGGCCCCAGGACCGGGGCGGCCTGCTCTCCGCCCTCGCCTACGAGGGCTTCCGTCGCGCCGGCGACCGCTTCGTCCGCACCCTCGTTCCGCTCCTGCCCCTGCTCGGCTTCGTCGGCACCGTGGTCGGCATCGCCACCGCCATGGCCGACCTGCCGCGCGGCCTCGGCGCCGGCACCGAGCGGGGCTTCGACATCGGCCAGAGCCTGGCCGGCCTCGCCATCAAGTTCGAGACCACCCTCCTCGGCCTCGTGGCCAGCCTCGTCGCCATGCTGGTCCTCGGCGCCCTGGAGCGTGGCGAGGCCGAACTCGCCGCACGCACCGAACGCCTGGTCGATGCCGGGCTAGCCGCCGCCGGCCCGGAGCCGGCCCGGTGA
- a CDS encoding Crp/Fnr family transcriptional regulator: protein MFLAGSEFDQLGPDARAALQAAAIRRRYGHNAFIYIQEEEAEHLYVVRSGHVRLSYLMEDGSAVLYAILPAGESFGELGIFDGGVHCDMATAIGDTVVAAIPIGGFHHLAARHGEIGRALSRVVARRYRSYIDLTRILSLRSLPARLAQSLLRLADGLGTTAEHGGRRVPCVGSVVTQTDLGLMARGARGNVNRALKMWERAGWIALRDRSIILLDRPRLEALAIEDEDA, encoded by the coding sequence ATGTTTCTGGCCGGTTCGGAGTTCGACCAGTTGGGGCCGGACGCGCGCGCGGCGCTGCAGGCCGCCGCCATCCGGCGCCGCTACGGGCACAACGCCTTCATCTACATCCAGGAGGAGGAGGCGGAGCACCTCTACGTGGTCCGCTCCGGCCATGTCCGCCTCTCCTATCTGATGGAGGACGGGTCCGCCGTGCTCTACGCCATCCTGCCGGCCGGGGAGAGCTTCGGGGAACTGGGCATCTTCGACGGCGGCGTCCACTGCGACATGGCGACGGCGATCGGCGACACGGTGGTGGCCGCCATCCCGATCGGCGGCTTCCACCACCTGGCGGCGCGCCACGGCGAGATCGGGCGCGCGCTGTCGCGGGTCGTGGCCCGGCGCTACCGGTCTTATATCGACCTGACCCGGATCCTGAGCCTCCGGTCCCTGCCGGCGCGGCTCGCGCAGTCGCTGTTGCGGCTCGCCGACGGGCTCGGCACCACGGCCGAGCACGGGGGGCGGCGGGTGCCCTGCGTCGGGTCGGTGGTCACCCAGACCGACCTCGGCCTGATGGCGCGCGGCGCCCGGGGCAACGTCAACCGGGCCCTGAAGATGTGGGAGCGGGCCGGGTGGATCGCGCTCCGGGACCGCTCCATCATACTGTTGGACCGCCCGCGCCTGGAGGCGCTGGCCATCGAGGACGAGGACGCATGA
- a CDS encoding EscF/YscF/HrpA family type III secretion system needle major subunit, which yields MAGTAQLYAPTVGSSGNNGASWVKDYVNRDGFDLVWRQRYLQDQMAKIEDDIRAIELNANLSDTEKMFSMQMAMNTWSAVSNLRTNMLKSVSDTLKSIARNVA from the coding sequence ATGGCGGGTACAGCACAACTCTACGCACCGACCGTGGGCTCGAGCGGCAACAACGGCGCATCCTGGGTCAAGGACTACGTGAACCGGGACGGCTTCGACTTGGTTTGGCGCCAGCGCTACCTGCAGGACCAGATGGCGAAGATCGAGGACGACATCCGCGCCATCGAGCTCAACGCCAACCTCTCGGACACCGAGAAGATGTTCTCCATGCAGATGGCCATGAACACGTGGTCGGCAGTGAGCAACCTGCGCACCAACATGCTGAAGAGCGTCTCGGACACGCTGAAGTCGATCGCCCGCAACGTCGCCTGA
- the sctL gene encoding type III secretion system stator protein SctL — translation MVGYYRLNALGFALPAGTHVLGPAETGALNGAADLVAAAEAEAARIVEAARAAYEEEKARGRADGLAEAQLAAVDRLVEESRVLDEGLAAVERGLADLVVYCVRRLVDGFSANEQAEAVVRAALKQMRRAARAQVRVAPAQYAPVKAAVERMMANFPEMELIDVVEDAALDPPRVIVESAIGRVDGDLGARLHDMVAILTRARAVDAEEGAGP, via the coding sequence ATGGTCGGATACTATCGGCTGAACGCCCTCGGCTTCGCCCTGCCGGCCGGAACCCACGTCCTCGGCCCCGCCGAGACGGGTGCCCTGAACGGCGCCGCCGACCTCGTCGCCGCCGCGGAGGCGGAAGCCGCGCGGATCGTCGAGGCCGCCCGCGCCGCCTACGAAGAGGAGAAGGCGCGCGGCCGGGCCGACGGCCTCGCCGAGGCCCAGCTCGCGGCGGTAGACCGCCTGGTCGAGGAGAGCCGGGTGCTGGACGAGGGCCTCGCGGCGGTGGAGCGCGGTCTCGCCGACCTCGTCGTCTACTGCGTGCGGCGCCTCGTCGACGGCTTCTCGGCCAACGAGCAGGCCGAGGCGGTGGTGCGCGCCGCGCTGAAGCAGATGCGCCGAGCCGCGCGGGCCCAGGTCCGGGTCGCGCCGGCCCAGTACGCCCCAGTCAAGGCCGCGGTCGAGCGGATGATGGCGAACTTCCCCGAGATGGAGCTGATCGACGTCGTCGAGGATGCCGCGCTGGATCCGCCGCGGGTCATCGTCGAGTCCGCCATCGGGCGCGTCGACGGCGATCTCGGCGCCCGCCTTCACGACATGGTGGCGATCCTGACCCGCGCCCGCGCCGTCGACGCGGAGGAGGGCGCCGGGCCATGA
- the sctI gene encoding type III secretion system inner rod subunit SctI, translating to MATITTVPGAPRTESLRGVGLDRPTGPGGDGFDAAMRKALGAAQPTHVAQAAPPVVTDAQPVADPGAAERARRGLGLEGPSPVAPEPNTGDAIIEGLQKLRGVFDDQNARLNAVANAANTDFSSLMAMQMEMVRFSLLVEVTSKLTGKSTQAFDTLMKGQ from the coding sequence ATGGCCACCATCACGACCGTACCGGGAGCACCCCGCACGGAGTCGCTTCGCGGCGTCGGGCTCGACCGGCCGACCGGCCCGGGCGGCGACGGCTTCGACGCGGCGATGCGCAAGGCCCTCGGGGCCGCACAACCGACGCACGTGGCGCAGGCTGCGCCGCCGGTGGTGACCGACGCCCAGCCGGTCGCCGACCCCGGTGCGGCGGAGCGCGCCCGGCGCGGCTTGGGCCTGGAGGGCCCGTCCCCGGTGGCGCCCGAGCCCAACACGGGCGACGCCATCATCGAGGGCCTGCAGAAGCTCCGGGGCGTCTTCGACGACCAGAATGCGCGGCTGAACGCGGTCGCCAACGCCGCCAACACGGATTTTTCCTCGCTGATGGCCATGCAGATGGAAATGGTCCGCTTCTCGCTCCTCGTCGAGGTGACGAGCAAGCTGACGGGCAAGTCCACCCAGGCCTTCGACACCCTGATGAAGGGTCAGTGA
- the sctJ gene encoding type III secretion system inner membrane ring lipoprotein SctJ produces the protein MRSHRMPLRAAALILGAVLLAGCQQDLYSNLVETEANQMLAILMSNGIPSEKVARGKEGFAITVEGRDMLRAIAVLKDAGYPRSSRDSIGKVFQKSGIMSSPFEERVRYIYALGEDVAQTLSNIDGVVTARVHIVLPDAPQLGQPVKPSSAAVFIKHQPGVDLDFFVPQIRRLVSSSIEGLEYSAVTVVLADAQPTKVTAQAETSGVVEVLPGLAIRESDTTRFWQIAGAAAAVIGLLLISTVTAVLMLARRSRGRGAAADKAVALVEPT, from the coding sequence TTGCGTAGCCATCGCATGCCCTTGCGCGCCGCCGCGCTGATCTTGGGCGCCGTGCTTCTGGCCGGATGCCAGCAGGATCTCTACTCCAACCTCGTGGAGACGGAAGCCAACCAGATGCTGGCGATCCTGATGTCGAACGGCATCCCGAGCGAGAAGGTCGCGCGCGGCAAGGAGGGCTTTGCCATCACGGTGGAAGGCCGCGACATGCTGCGCGCCATCGCGGTCCTGAAGGACGCGGGCTATCCCCGCTCCAGCCGCGACTCGATCGGCAAGGTGTTCCAGAAGTCCGGCATCATGTCCTCCCCCTTCGAGGAGCGCGTCCGCTACATCTACGCCCTCGGCGAGGACGTCGCCCAAACCTTGAGCAACATCGACGGCGTGGTGACCGCGCGGGTCCACATCGTGCTCCCGGACGCGCCCCAACTCGGCCAGCCCGTGAAGCCGTCCTCCGCGGCGGTCTTCATCAAGCATCAGCCCGGCGTCGACCTCGACTTCTTCGTGCCCCAGATCCGCCGGCTGGTCTCGAGCTCGATCGAGGGCCTCGAGTATTCGGCCGTGACGGTCGTGCTGGCCGATGCGCAGCCCACGAAGGTGACCGCACAGGCCGAGACGAGCGGTGTCGTGGAGGTCCTGCCCGGGCTTGCGATCCGCGAGTCCGACACCACGCGCTTCTGGCAGATTGCCGGCGCCGCGGCCGCCGTGATCGGGCTCCTCCTGATCAGCACCGTCACGGCCGTCCTGATGCTCGCCCGCCGCAGCCGCGGCCGGGGCGCCGCCGCCGACAAGGCGGTTGCCCTCGTCGAACCGACCTGA
- a CDS encoding FHA domain-containing protein: MSDTSGGASERIILKVLSGLQTGAEVSLVAGEYGVGSGPDDDLQFVDVSLKPGHARLRVAAGKIQVSGRAGSLKTSNGLVVAAGSDDWQEIEPLEVVTAGTTRFALGPPTANWATITDAEDIGPTDPLARRAGAAAAKARSPAETEAGWSRLAGPLVAVLVAAGLGAAWYTFGMDGASRARVAETRSDQEIVRAALDQFPFGRPVEVRREVDGTLYANGYVETAAERRALTAALEKTGVPVHARLWVLTSLRQEVDNLVASRRLKLQANLTKSGDLSLEGVVLSQDAADRVVSLVRDTVFGLKTVESRIRTAPVLLKDVERLARQSQIDGSVLFRLDADLIEATGFVTLDKVDAWVGFLQAYGQRFAADIGLRSFVQLQGNPGRNLVADPRMAQRGITIGPQASGDTSLDLDRLRQGLFDLSDVFVGLRKTSQPAPGAAEAAADAARPVARVVRAEGATPRIRFTDLVEAPAAATPAAAPEPVPAPQPAGTTPQPAPKPAEAAPATPDRAVDLSRTAQSLIDAWRRGRLNGPGQDRTLSEALSTLDRSLAREGGADALTRLYGPLLAERLQPRTSDGAPCWPGAQLSAHALPGVLLWLDLLSVSDAMTISSFDRPTQVLLLEAALNPGAAAACARAIDAASRSAALATGSLYLRETRANPDFVRFVTRDLTAYKLDVTGVSVGRDRFLQVRDGRKLPEGSAPDPDNRLAVIGELGSALQGKERFAIIIYGQDVNWLVAN, from the coding sequence ATGTCGGACACGAGCGGCGGCGCGAGCGAACGGATCATCCTCAAGGTCCTGAGCGGCCTGCAGACCGGCGCGGAGGTGTCGCTGGTCGCGGGCGAGTACGGCGTCGGCTCGGGCCCGGACGACGACCTTCAATTCGTCGACGTGAGCTTGAAGCCGGGCCATGCCCGCCTGCGGGTGGCGGCCGGCAAGATCCAGGTGTCCGGCCGGGCCGGGTCCCTGAAGACCTCGAACGGCCTCGTGGTGGCGGCCGGCAGCGACGACTGGCAGGAGATCGAGCCTCTCGAGGTGGTCACCGCCGGCACGACCCGCTTCGCCCTCGGACCGCCGACCGCCAACTGGGCGACCATCACGGATGCGGAGGACATCGGGCCGACCGACCCCCTCGCCCGCCGCGCCGGCGCCGCCGCCGCCAAGGCGAGGTCACCCGCCGAGACCGAGGCGGGCTGGTCGCGCCTCGCCGGGCCGCTCGTGGCGGTGCTGGTGGCGGCAGGCCTCGGCGCGGCCTGGTACACCTTCGGCATGGACGGCGCGTCGCGGGCGCGGGTCGCCGAAACCCGCAGCGACCAGGAGATCGTCCGTGCGGCGCTCGACCAGTTTCCCTTCGGCCGCCCCGTGGAGGTTCGCCGGGAGGTCGACGGGACGCTCTACGCCAACGGCTATGTCGAGACCGCCGCCGAGCGCCGCGCCCTGACGGCCGCGCTCGAGAAGACCGGCGTGCCCGTCCACGCCCGGCTCTGGGTGCTGACATCGCTGCGCCAGGAGGTCGACAACCTCGTCGCCTCCCGCCGCCTCAAGCTGCAGGCCAACCTCACCAAGTCCGGAGACCTTTCGCTGGAGGGCGTCGTGCTGAGCCAGGACGCGGCCGACCGGGTCGTCTCCCTGGTGCGCGACACGGTGTTCGGACTCAAGACGGTGGAGTCGCGCATCCGTACTGCGCCCGTCCTGCTGAAGGACGTGGAACGGCTGGCCCGGCAGTCCCAGATCGACGGATCGGTCCTGTTCCGGCTCGATGCCGACCTGATCGAGGCGACCGGCTTCGTGACCCTCGACAAGGTCGATGCCTGGGTCGGCTTCCTGCAGGCCTACGGCCAGCGCTTCGCTGCCGATATCGGGCTCCGGTCCTTCGTCCAGCTCCAGGGCAACCCGGGACGGAACCTCGTGGCCGACCCCCGCATGGCCCAGCGCGGCATCACGATCGGGCCCCAGGCGAGCGGCGACACCAGCCTCGACCTCGACCGGCTCCGGCAGGGCCTGTTCGACCTATCCGACGTCTTCGTCGGCCTGCGCAAGACGTCCCAGCCCGCCCCCGGGGCCGCGGAAGCTGCGGCCGACGCGGCCCGACCCGTGGCCCGGGTCGTCCGCGCCGAGGGCGCGACCCCGCGCATCCGCTTCACGGACCTGGTCGAGGCCCCTGCCGCCGCCACCCCGGCCGCGGCGCCGGAGCCCGTCCCCGCGCCCCAGCCCGCCGGGACGACGCCGCAGCCCGCGCCGAAGCCGGCCGAGGCCGCGCCGGCAACCCCGGACCGCGCCGTCGACCTCTCCCGCACCGCGCAATCTTTGATCGACGCCTGGCGGCGCGGACGCCTCAACGGCCCGGGGCAGGATCGAACCCTGTCGGAGGCGCTCTCCACCCTGGACCGGTCCCTCGCCCGCGAGGGAGGCGCCGACGCCCTCACCCGCCTCTACGGCCCGCTGCTGGCCGAGCGCCTGCAGCCCCGCACCAGCGACGGCGCGCCGTGTTGGCCGGGGGCCCAGCTCAGCGCCCACGCCCTGCCCGGCGTCCTTCTCTGGCTCGATCTCCTCAGCGTCAGCGACGCCATGACGATCTCCTCCTTCGATCGGCCCACCCAGGTCCTGCTGCTCGAAGCCGCCCTGAACCCGGGCGCCGCGGCGGCCTGCGCACGCGCCATCGATGCGGCATCGCGCTCGGCCGCCCTCGCGACGGGATCCCTGTATCTCCGCGAGACCCGTGCCAACCCGGACTTCGTGCGCTTCGTCACCCGCGATCTCACCGCCTACAAGCTCGACGTGACCGGCGTCAGCGTCGGGCGGGACCGCTTCCTGCAGGTGCGCGACGGTCGCAAGCTGCCGGAGGGCTCGGCGCCCGACCCCGACAACCGCCTCGCCGTCATCGGCGAACTCGGCTCGGCGCTCCAGGGCAAGGAGCGTTTCGCGATCATCATCTACGGCCAGGACGTGAACTGGCTGGTCGCCAACTGA
- the sctO gene encoding type III secretion system stalk subunit SctO, which produces MIGQLKVLLRVKTLKLDQAFRVMQAKRAQLEDAKAATAAARAIVEESRRTLPARIDAAYAAIIGSVVDLGRIDDVKGAVLALEQAHADLVDDLARAEHVEKRIAGELEEATRRYRQATKDRDKYGILTDELAQEIASGEAAREEVEIEDLFGRKRKKTA; this is translated from the coding sequence ATGATCGGACAGCTGAAGGTCCTGCTGCGCGTCAAGACCCTGAAGCTCGACCAGGCCTTCCGGGTCATGCAGGCCAAGCGCGCGCAGCTCGAGGACGCCAAGGCCGCCACCGCCGCCGCCCGCGCGATCGTCGAGGAGAGCCGCCGCACCCTGCCCGCCCGGATCGACGCCGCCTACGCCGCGATCATCGGGTCGGTCGTGGACCTCGGCCGCATCGACGACGTGAAGGGCGCGGTGCTCGCGCTCGAACAGGCCCACGCGGACCTCGTCGACGACCTCGCGCGCGCCGAGCACGTCGAGAAGCGCATCGCCGGCGAACTGGAGGAGGCGACCCGCCGCTACCGCCAGGCGACCAAGGACCGCGACAAGTACGGCATCCTGACCGACGAACTGGCGCAGGAGATCGCGTCCGGCGAGGCCGCCCGCGAGGAGGTCGAGATCGAGGACCTGTTCGGCCGCAAGAGGAAGAAGACCGCATGA
- the sctN gene encoding type III secretion system ATPase SctN, whose product MTETARFGRIEAVAHERRRRIAERLGLFADDARARLVDFQPYALTGRVRKVVGTIIHATVPEVQVGEIVELHTRSTGARLMAECVGFLDDEALLSPIGETQGVSPKTEVRLTGRVQAVPVGAGLQGRVLDGLCNFIDGKTDPFVPEAWYPVYKDPPDPMTRRVIDSPLSLGVRAIDGILTCGEGQRMGIFAAAGGGKSTLLSMLVKGAAVDVTVLALIGERGREVREFIEHDLGPEGMRKSVIVVATSDKSSMERAKAAFVATAIAEFFRDQGKRVLFLMDSVTRFARAQREIGLASGEPPTRRGFPPSVFANLPKLMERVGMNDKGSITALYTVLVEGDDMNEPVADETRSILDGHLILSRKLAAAGHYPAIDVLTSKSRVMDNVTSKEHVRMARRVTSWLATYADVELLVKVGEYKKGSDAEADMAIAKYKDINAFLQQGTEEFDSFDTTLAKLKALTR is encoded by the coding sequence ATGACCGAGACCGCCCGGTTCGGCCGGATCGAGGCCGTGGCCCACGAGCGCCGGCGCCGCATCGCCGAACGCCTCGGCCTTTTCGCCGACGACGCCCGCGCGCGCCTGGTCGACTTCCAGCCCTACGCGCTGACCGGCCGCGTCCGGAAGGTCGTCGGCACGATCATCCACGCGACGGTCCCGGAGGTGCAGGTCGGGGAGATCGTCGAGCTCCACACCCGGTCGACCGGCGCCCGCCTCATGGCCGAGTGCGTCGGCTTTCTCGACGACGAGGCGCTGCTCTCGCCCATCGGGGAGACCCAGGGGGTCTCGCCGAAGACGGAGGTGCGCCTCACCGGCCGGGTCCAGGCCGTGCCGGTCGGTGCCGGCCTGCAGGGCCGGGTCCTCGACGGCCTCTGCAACTTCATCGACGGCAAGACAGACCCCTTCGTGCCGGAGGCCTGGTACCCGGTCTACAAGGACCCGCCCGACCCGATGACCCGGCGGGTCATCGACAGCCCCCTGTCGCTCGGCGTGCGCGCGATCGACGGCATCCTGACCTGCGGCGAAGGCCAGCGGATGGGCATCTTCGCGGCCGCCGGCGGCGGCAAGTCCACGCTCCTGTCCATGCTGGTCAAGGGCGCCGCCGTCGACGTGACGGTTCTCGCCCTGATCGGCGAGCGCGGCCGCGAGGTGCGCGAGTTCATCGAGCACGACCTCGGCCCGGAGGGGATGCGCAAGTCGGTGATCGTGGTGGCGACCTCCGACAAGAGCTCGATGGAGCGCGCCAAGGCGGCCTTCGTGGCGACCGCCATCGCGGAGTTCTTCCGCGACCAGGGCAAGCGCGTGCTCTTCCTGATGGATTCGGTCACGCGCTTCGCCCGCGCCCAGCGCGAGATCGGCCTCGCCTCCGGCGAGCCGCCGACGCGGCGCGGCTTTCCGCCCTCCGTCTTCGCCAACCTGCCCAAGCTGATGGAGCGGGTCGGCATGAACGACAAGGGATCGATCACCGCGCTCTACACGGTGCTGGTCGAGGGCGACGACATGAACGAGCCGGTCGCCGACGAGACCCGCTCCATCCTGGACGGCCACCTGATCCTGTCCCGCAAGCTCGCCGCGGCCGGTCACTACCCGGCGATCGACGTGCTGACCTCGAAGAGCCGCGTGATGGACAACGTCACCAGCAAGGAGCACGTGCGCATGGCGCGGCGCGTGACGTCCTGGCTCGCCACCTATGCGGACGTCGAGCTCCTGGTGAAGGTCGGCGAATACAAGAAGGGCAGCGACGCCGAGGCCGACATGGCGATCGCCAAGTACAAGGACATCAACGCCTTCCTGCAGCAGGGCACCGAGGAGTTCGACAGCTTCGACACCACCCTCGCCAAGCTGAAGGCGCTGACCCGATGA